The Daucus carota subsp. sativus chromosome 9, DH1 v3.0, whole genome shotgun sequence genome window below encodes:
- the LOC135149663 gene encoding uncharacterized protein LOC135149663, translating to MRRSKSVGNFEPDPEIERTFRIRRQEAKRKLEEAKMDDNNNANGNLHVIVPDESSIQDHETPNPANCMYKTPAIGATQYNINPSLIQMVSNSAFEGDIEREDPHRHLERFVQMCGSFRINGVTADQICLHMFPYSIKGKALEWFQQLSDTTLATWDNLSTEFLSKYYPSDKTQQMRAIILTFKAQPGEGLYQAWERYKALLRKCPHHGYEEWMVLSTFYGALNSDIRLSLDVAAGGNFKKAPVTQAKALLEELASNNYAWAPSGTSSVKSAQDTEMMNLLTLKLDALTQEVRGQRANVNAISSPMEGYMDPSVNQHSYTQQFPAEAAFIQGRQSWPVQNNSYYNPNQRPNNNLSYNNNHAVNPSYAAPKQNPPPGFQPRQQYQSQQQFQPPPNDKKEPADWEVALGKMIQGTTGAFANIETKFEKVESRIDQIASSQKMLEMQIGQIANKVGVRDQGSLPSQPDVNVKEHCKAITLRSGRELPEVKAPQLNDATLPPKKRKSYQTTVKIAEKIVDEPKDDTAPKANVKQYVPPIPFPQRLTNRKLEKQYEKFLKMFREIHISIPFADALAQMPLYAKFMKQVLSNRKKLEAVETISLSEECSAVIQRNIPPKLKDPGSFSLPCTIGQVGVKRALCDLGASVSLMPYSIYKRLGLGELKKTKISLQLADRSIKYPLGVLEDVLVNVDKFVIPCDFVILEMNVDVEIPIILGRPFLATGGASIDVKAGKLSLNVGGEKVEFDLDQVMKAPTLETESFVVDIVEELVKEVTDDIREKEAKGGENNSLEFRENYLKETNSTLGSFELVLKEPP from the coding sequence ATGCGAAGATCAAAAAGTGTTGGAAATTTCGAACCAGATCCAGAAATTGAACGCACTTTTCGAATTAGAAGGCAAGAAGCAAAAAGAAAGCTAGAGGAAGCGAAGATGGATGATAACAACAATGCAAACGGAAATCTCCATGTTATTGTTCCTGATGAATCATCCATTCAGGATCATGAGACTCCTAATCCTGCTAATTGCATGTACAAGACTCCGGCGATTGGTGCAACTCAATATAACATCAATCCCAGTCTTATTCAGATGGTGAGCAATTCAGCTTTTGAAGGAGACATTGAGAGAGAGGATCCACACCGACATCTAGAGCGCTTCGTGCAAATGTGTGGTTCTTTCAGAATCAATGGGGTTACTGCTGATCAAATTTGTCTTCATATGTTCCCTTATTCTATAAAGGGAAAAGCTTTGGAATGGTTTCAACAGCTTTCAGATACTACTCTAGCTACTTGGGATAATCTTTCTACTGAGTTCTTATCCAAATATTATCCTTCTGACAAGACTCAGCAAATGAGAGCAATTATTCTTACTTTCAAAGCACAACCAGGTGAAGGTTTATATCAGGCATGGGAGAGATATAAGGCATTGTTGAGAAAGTGTCCACATCATGGTTACGAGGAGTGGATGGTTCTGAGCACTTTCTATGGAGCTCTAAATTCTGATATTCGACTAAGTTTGGATgttgcagctggaggaaattTTAAGAAAGCACCTGTTACTCAAGCTAAGGCACTTCTCGAGGAATTGGCCTCAAATAACTATGCTTGGGCACCTAGTGGTACAAGCTCAGTGAAATCAGCACAAGACACTGAGATGATGAACTTGCTCACTCTAAAATTGGATGCTCTTACTCAGGAGGTTCGTGGACAAAGGGCAAATGTCAATGCTATCTCTTCTCCGATGGAAGGATATATGGATCCTAGTGTTAATCAGCACTCTTATACACAACAGTTTCCGGCCGAAGCAGCTTTCATCCAAGGAAGACAATCATGGCCTGTTCAGAATAATTCTTATTACAATCCAAATCAGAGGCCCAACAACAATCTTTCCTACAACAATAATCATGCTGTTAATCCATCATATGCAGCTCCAAAGCAAAATCCGCCTCCTGGTTTTCAACCACGTCAGCAGTATCAAAGTCAACAACAGTTTCAACCTCCACCTAATGACAAAAAAGAGCCTGCTGATTGGGAAGTTGCACTCGGCAAGATGATACAAGGAACTACCGGGGCTTTTGCTAATATCGAGACTAAATTCGAGAAGGTTGAGTCAAGGATTGATCAGATAGCTTCGTCACAGAAGATGTTGGAAATGCAGATTGGCCAAATTGCTAATAAGGTTGGTGTTCGAGATCAGGGATCACTGCCTAGTCAACCAGATGTGAATGTTAAAGAACACTGCAAGGCTATCACGTTGAGGAGTGGAAGAGAGTTACCAGAAGTCAAAGCTCCTCAGCTGAATGATGCAACTCTTCCTCCTAAAAAGAGAAAGTCATATCAAACTACTGTGAAAATTGCTGAAAAGATTGTGGATGAGCCAAAAGATGATACTGCACCGAAAGCTAATGTGAAACAATACGTGCCTCCAATCCCTTTTCCACAAAGGTTGACAAACCGGAAGTTGGAGAAGCAATATGAGAAATTTTTAAAGATGTTTCGGGAGATACACATTAGCATTCCTTTTGCTGATGCTTTGGCTCAAATGCCCCTTTATGCGAAATTCATGAAACAGGTATTATCTAATCGCAAGAAGTTAGAAGCGGTGGAGACAATCAGTCTTAGTGAAGAGTGTAGTGCTGTTATACAACGCAATATTCCTCCTAAGCTCAAGGATCCTGGGAGCTTTTCTTTGCCCTGCACTATTGGACAAGTCGGAGTAAAAAGAGCATTGTGTGATCTTGGAGCTAGTGTGAGTCTGATGCCATATTCAATCTATAAAAGACTTGGTTTGGGAGAACTAAAGAAAACAAAGATATCACTTCAACTTGCGGATCGATCTATAAAATATCCACTGGGTGTACTTGAAGATGTTTTGGTGAATGTTGATAAATTTGTTATTCCttgtgattttgttattttggaGATGAATGTGGATGTTGAGATTCCAATTATCTTAGGAAGACCATTCTTGGCCACTGGTGGAGCAAGTATTGATGTGAAGGCTGGCAAGCTTTCACTAAATGTGGGTGGCGAAAAAGTCGAGTTTGATCTAGATCAAGTTATGAAGGCACCAACACTTGAAACTGAAAGCTTTGTTGTGGATATTGTTGAAGAACTTGTGAAGGAAGTCACTGATGATATTCGCGAGAAAGAAGCCAAAGGTGGTGAAAATAATTCTCTGGAATTTCGAGAAAATTATCTGAAGGAGACAAATTCAACACTTGGATCATTTGAGTTGGTTTTAAAAGAGCCACCATAA